The Osmerus eperlanus chromosome 12, fOsmEpe2.1, whole genome shotgun sequence genome has a segment encoding these proteins:
- the anxa11b gene encoding annexin A11b isoform X1, protein MSYPGYPSQSGGYPPQAGGYPPQAGGYPPQPGAYPPQAGGYPPQPGAYPPQAGGYPPQAGGYPPQAGGYPAGAGGYPAGAGGYPAGAGGYPAGAGGYPAAGGGYPAAGGGYPAPAGGFPPQAGGYASMPPAGGGWGGAPAGYGVPGQNMPQGYPGGPAPGQPMPTQPGAPVPNPSMPGYGGGTPQGPAVNRGYRGSLKDFPGADPLRDVEVLRKAMKGFGTDEGAIIELLGNRTCKQRVPMVAGYKTTYGKDLFHDLKSELTGHFEELVLAMMKTPGSFAASELREAIKGAGTDEACLIEILTSRSNAEIKEICQIYKTEYGKTLEDAISNDTSGHFRRLLISLCQGNRDERETVDIAMAKQDAQKLYAAGENKVGTDESQFNVILCARSKPHLRAVIHEYQQMCGRDIEKSICREMSGNVESGMVAVVKCIRNTPAYFAERLHKAMQGAGTMDRTLIRIMVSRSEVDMLDIRQVYVQTYGKSLYTHISGDTSGDYKKMLLKLCGGSD, encoded by the exons ATGAGCTATCCTGGATACCCTTCTCAGTCTGGTGGCTACCCGCCTCAGGCAGGCGGTTACCCACCTCAAGCTGGGGGCTACCCACCTCAACCAGGGGCATATCCCCCTCAAGCTGGGGGTTACCCACCTCAACCAGGGGCATATCCCCCTCAAGCCGGGGGTTATCCACCACAAGCAGGCGGTTACCCACCCCAAGCCGGGGGCTaccctgctggagcagggggTTATCCTGCTGGAGCAGGGGGTTATCCTGCTGGAGCAGGGGGTTATCCTGCTGGAGCAGGGGGTTATCCTGCAGCAGGAGGGGGTTATCCTGCAGCAGGAGGGGGCTACCCTGCCCCAGCTGGAGGGTTCCCCCCTCAGGCAGGAGGCTACGCTTCTATGCCCCCAGCAG GAGGTGGTTGGGGGGGAGCCCCTGCCGGATATGGAGTG CCAGGGCAAAATATGCCTCAAGGGTACCCGGGTGGCCCTGCTCCAGGTCAACCCATGCCAACCCAACCAGGCGCCCCCGTCCCTAACCCATCCATGCCGGGTTACGGGGGAGGGACTCCTCAGGGACCGGCTGTAAAC AGAGGATACAGGGGCTCACTGAAGGACTTCCCAGGGGCAGATCCACTCAGGGATGTTGAGGTCCTCCGAAAGGCCATGAAGGGATTTG GAACTGATGAAGGAGCCATAATTGAACTTCTCGGAAACCGTACCTGTAAGCAAAGAGTGCCAATGGTAGCTGGCTACAAAACCACTTACGGGAAG GATCTATTCCATGATTTGAAGTCTGAGCTCACGGGACACTTTGAGGAACTGGTTCTGGCCATGATGAAGACGCCCGGGAGTTTTGCAGCATCTGAGCTCCGAGAGGCCATAAAG GGGGCAGGCACTGATGAAGCATGCCTGATCGAGATCCTGACGTCACGCAGCAATGCTGAGATCAAGGAGATCTGTCAGATTTATAAGACCG AATACGGGAAAACACTGGAAGATGCCATCAGCAACGACACTTCCGGACACTTCCGGAGACTCCTCATCTCACTCTGTCAG GGAAACCGTGACGAGAGGGAAACTGTGGATATTGCCATGGCAAAACAGGATGCTCAG AAACTGTATGCTGCAGGAGAAAACAAAGTGGGCACAGATGAGTCTCAGTTCAACGTCATCCTGTGTGCCCGCAGCAAGCCTCACCTGAGAGCAG TGATCCATGAGTACCAGCAGATGTGTGGGCGAGACATTGAGAAGAGCATCTGCCGGGAAATGTCTGGAAATGTGGAATCTGGGATGGTTGCTGTGG TAAAGTGCATCAGGAACACCCCTGCCTACTTTGCAGAGAGACTCCACAAGGCCATGCAG GGTGCTGGGACCATGGACAGGACCCTGATCCGGATCATGGTGTCTCGCTCTGAGGTGGACATGCTGGACATCAGACAGGTGTATGTGCAGACTTACGGCAAGTCACTGTACACTCACATCTCT GGTGACACCTCTGGTGATTACAAGAAGATGCTTTTGAAGCTGTGTGGTGGAAGTGACTAG
- the anxa11b gene encoding annexin A11b isoform X2, which produces MSYPGYPSQSGGYPPQAGGYPPQPGAYPPQAGGYPPQAGGYPPQAGGYPAGAGGYPAGAGGYPAGAGGYPAGAGGYPAAGGGYPAAGGGYPAPAGGFPPQAGGYASMPPAGGGWGGAPAGYGVPGQNMPQGYPGGPAPGQPMPTQPGAPVPNPSMPGYGGGTPQGPAVNRGYRGSLKDFPGADPLRDVEVLRKAMKGFGTDEGAIIELLGNRTCKQRVPMVAGYKTTYGKDLFHDLKSELTGHFEELVLAMMKTPGSFAASELREAIKGAGTDEACLIEILTSRSNAEIKEICQIYKTEYGKTLEDAISNDTSGHFRRLLISLCQGNRDERETVDIAMAKQDAQKLYAAGENKVGTDESQFNVILCARSKPHLRAVIHEYQQMCGRDIEKSICREMSGNVESGMVAVVKCIRNTPAYFAERLHKAMQGAGTMDRTLIRIMVSRSEVDMLDIRQVYVQTYGKSLYTHISGDTSGDYKKMLLKLCGGSD; this is translated from the exons ATGAGCTATCCTGGATACCCTTCTCAGTCTGGTGGCTACCCGCCTCAGGCAGGCGGTTACCCAC CTCAACCAGGGGCATATCCCCCTCAAGCCGGGGGTTATCCACCACAAGCAGGCGGTTACCCACCCCAAGCCGGGGGCTaccctgctggagcagggggTTATCCTGCTGGAGCAGGGGGTTATCCTGCTGGAGCAGGGGGTTATCCTGCTGGAGCAGGGGGTTATCCTGCAGCAGGAGGGGGTTATCCTGCAGCAGGAGGGGGCTACCCTGCCCCAGCTGGAGGGTTCCCCCCTCAGGCAGGAGGCTACGCTTCTATGCCCCCAGCAG GAGGTGGTTGGGGGGGAGCCCCTGCCGGATATGGAGTG CCAGGGCAAAATATGCCTCAAGGGTACCCGGGTGGCCCTGCTCCAGGTCAACCCATGCCAACCCAACCAGGCGCCCCCGTCCCTAACCCATCCATGCCGGGTTACGGGGGAGGGACTCCTCAGGGACCGGCTGTAAAC AGAGGATACAGGGGCTCACTGAAGGACTTCCCAGGGGCAGATCCACTCAGGGATGTTGAGGTCCTCCGAAAGGCCATGAAGGGATTTG GAACTGATGAAGGAGCCATAATTGAACTTCTCGGAAACCGTACCTGTAAGCAAAGAGTGCCAATGGTAGCTGGCTACAAAACCACTTACGGGAAG GATCTATTCCATGATTTGAAGTCTGAGCTCACGGGACACTTTGAGGAACTGGTTCTGGCCATGATGAAGACGCCCGGGAGTTTTGCAGCATCTGAGCTCCGAGAGGCCATAAAG GGGGCAGGCACTGATGAAGCATGCCTGATCGAGATCCTGACGTCACGCAGCAATGCTGAGATCAAGGAGATCTGTCAGATTTATAAGACCG AATACGGGAAAACACTGGAAGATGCCATCAGCAACGACACTTCCGGACACTTCCGGAGACTCCTCATCTCACTCTGTCAG GGAAACCGTGACGAGAGGGAAACTGTGGATATTGCCATGGCAAAACAGGATGCTCAG AAACTGTATGCTGCAGGAGAAAACAAAGTGGGCACAGATGAGTCTCAGTTCAACGTCATCCTGTGTGCCCGCAGCAAGCCTCACCTGAGAGCAG TGATCCATGAGTACCAGCAGATGTGTGGGCGAGACATTGAGAAGAGCATCTGCCGGGAAATGTCTGGAAATGTGGAATCTGGGATGGTTGCTGTGG TAAAGTGCATCAGGAACACCCCTGCCTACTTTGCAGAGAGACTCCACAAGGCCATGCAG GGTGCTGGGACCATGGACAGGACCCTGATCCGGATCATGGTGTCTCGCTCTGAGGTGGACATGCTGGACATCAGACAGGTGTATGTGCAGACTTACGGCAAGTCACTGTACACTCACATCTCT GGTGACACCTCTGGTGATTACAAGAAGATGCTTTTGAAGCTGTGTGGTGGAAGTGACTAG